In the genome of Fusarium fujikuroi IMI 58289 draft genome, chromosome FFUJ_chr02, one region contains:
- a CDS encoding related to topoisomerase II-associated protein: MSFFGFDTTRHNTAAPGFSQSHDPFAGLSGRDGDDDALDFEETYDGLGDQLEETGDAFNDDTFGDSGPTVSRSAGKDFDFFGQTAKVADAIDEEHLRYNRQGPAAKPAASAQAHSSVNQYTSADYQSYYSNQPYQQQSYQQPVRSGYEKYREPEALPDLHVDRSIWGIGPSKPAQQASPAPAPAPAAQPAQHAPSRKVMSLEEVEAAMRSQPKQQTPQPHAADLSYQQPPPGFTAHQQQPPQAHGHGHPVTILQRPQSTQSKPTPPAPGLQATPVQHQQQLHANPTQILQNPNRAGPDAHVPPQHGHHSKQSHGAIPNAAQLQAHPQMQQMSEEEKAAYLDQETKRAKRNHKIWLLSKDNGLMTPQDKNFITRIQLQQLVSATGNPVEGSDASIAEDFYYQVYSHIRAGQRQNPSQPLSNFAQTYLYQTGSRQGGMRRHGRPAENHFQRMEQQVQRAVEAAKNKPKNPQLVIAGSLGKISFSNAKTPKPLLSIKRTESEHQRPNNGKKGSSLDRKTILRNVEKVYQTLMQIEDHVRLIPPPMTGPDEELENKHKEWATILETYNARLWQELKVHEQIGVVVPHPFIAFLSCAKGEKAIPRLFPHLSFEQRTTILTMIIYHLDQLDVVQGAAITPGEVTTINARMREKIELFISTVMPSLMQYFNDTGLDIVDGVLNLIATKLNVDLIARSRIGVSMLTLILSRAVLLKQTGAGTPEQWDNWDRTFEILFSRLEPSLPYIFPGSVNTGEDVYVWQLLAAMGVSATHDQQTRLVLAVKDRVLDTVTVSKTLPPTMGAERLNSVNLFMRSIGLDVELLQ, encoded by the exons ATGTCCTTCTTCGGTTTCGATACCACGCGCCATAACACGGCTGCGCCTGGCTTCTCCCAATCTCACGATCCATTCGCTGGTTTATCAGGCagggatggcgatgatgatgccctAGACTTCGAGGAGACTTATGACGGTCTTGGAGACCAACTCGAAGAGACTGGAGACGCATTCAATGACGACACTTTCGGTGACAGTGGCCCGACAGTCTCTCGCAGTGCTGGCAAGGATTTCGATTTCTTTGGCCAGACTGCCAAGGTTGCGGATGCCATTGATGAGGAGCATCTTCGCTACAATCGCCAGGGGCCTGCGGCTAAACCCGCTGCTTCTGCTCAGGCTCATTCTTCCGTCAACCAGTATACCTCGGCCGACTACCAGTCTTACTACTCTAACCAGCCTTACCAGCAACAGTCTTACCAACAGCCTGTGCGATCTGGTTACGAGAAGTACCGTGAGCCCGAAGCGCTCCCTGATCTCCATGTTGACCGAAGCATCTGGGGCATTGGGCCGTCTAAGCCAGCCCAGCAAGCATcgcctgctcctgctcctgctcctgcaGCGCAGCCTGCCCAGCATGCGCCCAGTCGCAAAGTCATGAGcttggaagaggtcgaggcCGCCATGCGATCGCAGCCCAAGCAGCAGACCCCTCAGCCACATGCCGCAGATCTTTCCTATCAGCAGCCGCCTCCCGGATTTACTGctcatcagcaacagcctcCTCAGGCCCATGGTCACGGCCATCCGGTGACTATTCTGCAGAGACCCCAAAGCACTCAGTCGAAGCCCACGCCGCCAGCTCCGGGTCTTCAGGCGACTCCCgttcagcatcagcagcagctccaTGCCAACCCGACCCAGATCCTGCAGAATCCTAACCGCGCCGGCCCAGATGCGCATGTTCCACCTCAGCATGGACACCACTCGAAGCAGTCCCACGGTGCCATCCCTAATGCCGCGCAGTTACAAGCTCATCCCCAAATGCAGCAGATGtccgaggaagagaaggccgCCTACCTGGATCAAGAGACCAAGAGGGCTAAGCGAAACCACAAGATCTGGCTTCTGTCGAAGGACAACGGTTTGATGACTCCCCAGGACAAGAACTTCATCACCCGtatccagctccagcagcttGTTTCCGCTACTGGCAACCCCGTTGAAGGATCTGATGCCTCGATTGCCGAGGACTTCTACTACCAGGTTTACAGCCATATTCGAGCCGGTCAGCGACAAAACCCCAGTCAGCCTCTGAGCAATTTTGCCCAGACATATCTTTACCAGACTGGTAGTCGTCAGGGTGGCATGCGCCGTCATGGACGCCCTGCTGAGAACCACTTCCAACGAATGGAGCAGCAGGTACAGCGTGCTGTCGAAGCTGCCAAGAACAAACCCAAGAACCCTCAGCTGGTCATCGCAGGTAGTCTAGGAAAGATCTCCTTCAGCAACGCGAAGACCCCTAAAcccctcctcagcatcaagcGGACCGAGAGTGAGCATCAGCGCCCCAACAATGGCAAGAAGGGATCTAGCCTTGATCGAAAGACCATCCTTCGAAACGTCGAGAAGGTTTATCAGACCCTGATGCAAATCGAGGACCATGTTCGACTTATCCCACCACCTATGACCGGCCCCGAtgaggagctcgagaacAAGCACAAGGAGTGGGCCACCATTCTAGAGACCTACAATGCCAGGCTCTGGCAAGAGCTTAAGGTCCACGAACAGATTGGAGTTGTTGTCCCCCATCCATTCATcgctttcttgtcttgtgcCAAGGGTGAGAAGGCCATTCCTCGTCTTTTCCCTCATCTCTCTTTTGAACAACGAACTACTATCTTGACTATGATTATCTATCATCTCGATCAATTGGATGTCGTTCAGGGCGCTGCCATCACACCCGGCGAGGTGACAACAATCAACGCACGAATGCGAGAGAAGATTGAACTCTTCATCTCTACTGTCATGCCATCGCTGATGCAATATTTCAACGACACTGGCCTGGATATTGTTGATGGAGTTTTGAATCTGATTGCCACCAAGCTCAACGTTGATCTCATTGCTAGATCAAGAATTGGTGTGTCCATGTTGACACTTATTCTCAGTCGTGCCGTGCTTCTCAAACAGACAGGCGCCGGCACTCCTGAGCAGTGGGATAACTG GGATCGAACATTTGAGATCTTGTTCAGTAGACTCGAACCTTCGCTGCCTTACATTTTCCCTGGTAGCGTCAACACTGGAGAGGACGTCTATGTATGGCAGCTTCTTGCAGCTATGGGCGTCAGCGCCACTCACGATCAACAAACTCGTCTGGTCCTTGCTGTCAAGGACCGTGTGCTCGACACTGTCACTGTTTCAAAGACTCTTCCTCCCACTATGGGAGCAGAGCGGCTGAACAGTGTCAACTTGTTCATGCGATCCATTGGTTTGgatgtcgagcttctccagTAA